TATTTAACTATAATTTTTAGAGGTGGCTAAATAAAGAAGGTAGGTTCATATAGTAAATGGGGTTTGGGTGTTCTCAGCAAAATTTAGTTAAACCGTGTTCAAGGTCAAGCTACGGAGGAGCTCTTGTTTAGGAGATTTTTCACAACAACAAAAAGAAGAAAAAGGGCAGAACCCGCAATAAATATAAGAGTAATGTTTGACGTATAACCCAAAAATGAACTTACAGTAACGGAAACTAAATCATCACGAACAGGATTCAAAGCAGCAGGTTCCGTCTTTGGCAAGGCCGGAAGGACTTGCAAAATATTAGAGCTCACCCAAGTTTGCACAGTAAAACTAACTACTGACCCAACCAAAAGAATAATACTTAAATTCTTCAAATAACCTAGCGACCTTTCTTTGTTCAAAAGCAAAAGAACAATAAACAATAAAGCAGTAATTGCCATTAGCCCCCACATTACAATCCGAAAGACCTGATAACCTCTTTGAATCCCCGCGAACTTATCCTCCGCTTCCGGGGGCAAATTTTCTGACAAATCAATCCGGTCGGGAACATTTGCTGTCATTCCCGAAATCTGCTGGTGGAACTCTGGCGGTAATCCGCCTTGTTTCAAATGCGGTGGAATGCATTCTAAACTCCCAACATTACTTTCCGACATTTTCATTAGCTGTTCCCTACTACAAACCGGTAGCTCTTGGAGCTTCGCCTCGAAAGCCCGAACAAAGTTCTGGCTCAGGCCCTCTTTAACAAGCGCTAGATTTATATTAACCGCAAGGTTCGCATCCTTACCCTTTAAGTAAGCAAAGATATTATCCAAATTCTTCTCTACTTCCCCTTCCAACCAGCTGGCGGGAATAGATTGTGCAATAACCTCCCCTAGAGCATCTTTGGGCAAGGGAATCTGTTCTGCCATTGGAGAGTCACCACTTTCTAAAAGCAAGCTGGGAATAACCTCCTTACCAATACTCTGATAGAAATTAATCTCCTTTAAATTCTTGGTGTGGAAAGAAGACTGGAGGAGAGTGTTTTCAACCGAAAAAGTTAAAATGCTTAAACCAAGGGCAACAAGAAAGAAAAAATTAAGAACAAAGGACAAAAACTTCCCCATTAATCAGTATTATAGTAGCTCAACAACACAGAACTATCAAGGTTAGATGCGAAGGAGGTTAGTGCCTGGTGTTCGGAGGTGTGTGGTGAAAAATAACAGTACAGTAATAATATACAAAATCGAGCGGGGGTATCACTCATTATGAATAATGAATACCCCCGCAGTGGGACGCAGAACACTCAATTAGCTATTATATTGGAGCCATCAATAGTTCAGGATAGTTTTCGCCGAATCCATGCGAAAACCTCTGTAGGAACACGATCGGAAGCGCCACCAATATGAGTCTCCAAAAGACCCGAGGCAAGCTGCAAGTCCATACGTTGTCCGTGTCCCAAACCTATCTTCTCATCCCCATCAAAGAATATATAAATAGGGTTGAACGCACTGGTCTGTGGATCAGGCACAATCCGTAACGAATAGGTATGCTCGTTGACTATAACTTCGATCTCACTAGGATATGCCTTAGAAGCAAACATCCCCTCTCCAACACCGGTATTTGCGTGAAAAACTACCAGTGCATCGTCCAGAACAATTTCCGTTCTTGTTGCCCTGCTTCCAGGATCTCCATAAACCTTTACAAGGCCATCTGCAAAAGTCTCCAAAACTTCTTCAACCTGCCGAGACGTGGGCGCAATAGCGTTTAAGGCTTCTAGATCCTTCCGAGCCTTGTCCACAGCAGTACCGTTATTCACAACACTACTCCTTCCGGGCATTGTACCCATATACAGCACATCACCAGTTATTACTGCTTATTGAGTTACACCGAAATTATAACAAATTTGGGGGCAACCCACAATTTTATAGGGTAACGGGAGCTGGAGCAAAAAACACGAGCGAGCATATCATCGCCATGGGACGAAAAACATACTCGCTCTACAAATATGAGCCGATCTAATGCGGACAGCGTCCGTGTCGACAGACCAGAAGCGTTGGTTCTTCCTCTACACCACGAGTAGGATAAGATTCAAACAGGTGAAGACGATGCGCCAGGTTAGGAGTCAGCCGCTCTTTCAACTCCTCCAAACCCCCGTTCTCCAGAACCTGATATTCTTCCAGTGTGAAAACCACATAAAAGAGATTGTTCACATAGGCAGCAGCCTCCATCTTCTCAATAAGTTCCGCAGTCCATTCACCGGGGAAAGCTTGAACCCCTTGACCAGGACCAATCACTAAAGACGCCTCCCACACCGCACAAGGCTTTCCCCTCACTGAGGGAGGGGCCGCTAATTCCAATACATCGTGAACAACAAGGTACGAGCGTTCACCGGCATACATAAGAAGGAGTATATCCCCTTCTGGAAGTCTAACTACGCTGTAAGCCTCATCCACTACACCCTCCCCAGAGAGCGCGTAGACCACATAGCTTCTGGTAGGATACTCGAAGAAAACTTTTCCCAGCTCATCCTTCGCGTGCATTTGGTTTCTCCTTACTCAAGATAGAAAGTTGCCACAACACCAGAAATGTTCTAAACAGTCCACCACACTCGTAACTTGTTCCCGGTTGGGTGTTCGACCAACACATATTCCGTCTCGGGTACGCCACGATCAGAAGGTGCACTATGCACCTCGCATCCTTCGAAAACGTAGCCTCACACAAACACGGTGGCTGTGCCATCTTTATTCCTCTCAACATCCCCGCCTTGTGCTTGCACCCAACGCGGTATATCAACATAACGAACGGCTACTTCCGGTTCCATAGAGACTCCTTTAACAAGACTGGTCTAACTAAGTCACGGGTTTTGGCGGTAAGCGTTTGGATGGGCCCCAACTTGCCGCAAAAAGAACATCCCTACGTTCTTCCGCACTCAATATAATCTGGGTGCGTTCTGAAAACACATCCCTCTGAGCTTCCCTCAAGACCTGCAGAACAACCCCCATCAGATCAACAACTTGATTTCTGTTCAAGTCGAAAGTACGGGAAGGATAGATGTGTACTGTAACAACTATAGCTGCCTCGGCAGAATAGATAAAAGGTTCCCTCCATTCAAAAGCAACCTCCCCTAAATCAATCCCCAAAGTATTAGAAACCACATTTCGGATCTTCAATCCTAGTCCTTCTTTCAGCGATGTTGAGACATCAACTACCTCCGGAGCAGAAACTAGTGAAACACAAACTCTTAATGAAGCGTGCATTTTTCCCAACTCCTTTCTCTAGACGTAGAAAGTTGCCCAACTGGGCAGCGTAGGAAATGAAACAAACTTGCAGTAACAACTATAGCAAATGGCAAGGTAGTTAGCAACTTTATAAGATATTTTAGCAGTTGGGCAGGTTACTAGCCAAACAATAAGAAGGAGGGAAAGAAGAGCAACTCCATGTGGTGACTAGTGTTCGAAACTATTTTGAGAAGCTTAAATTAGCAGTAGCTGAACAAAAAAGAGAACGGGGGTTCAAGTCTACATACGAAAGTAGACAAGATTTCCCCCGTTCGGGTTAAGTTTGTGCGCAATCGCGTGTTACGAGAACCAAAGGTATTTTCCTACTAGGCCATGGTTTCTGCTACAGTGGGCTCAGGAATGTGCCCGTAATTCAGGGACTCCCTCTCTTCTCCGCTTGAAGTAGTCTTCGCCGGATAGCTGGTGCGTATCAAGACACACTTTAAGCACATTACCTGTTGGGTGCGTAACGATCGCGTACCAACGTTCTCCACCAGTGAACAGGGTCCTCACAAGTTCTTGACGCACTTCACAGTTCCGGAAAAGAAAACCCCACACAAAAATATCCGCAGTGCCATCCTCATTTCTTTTAACATCGTTCTCGTGTGCTTCGATAAGTCGCGGGCTTTCCTCCGTATAACGAACTTCCTCAACCGGTTCCACTTTTCGCTCCTTTCTTAAATAACGAATCGATAAGCTCCAACCAATACGGGCTAAAAACACATATCTCTGGGGTAACAATAACAAATTTCGGGGTAATTTACAATTTTATGGGGTAGCGATTAGATTAGATGTTTGTTTCTAAAAGCTACCCCTGAACCTGTTTTGAGATAGGCTTCAAATGATTCTGCTTTTTCTTTCGATTCAAAAGCTGTATAGGAAACTAACCGGCAAGGTAAAAAATTCTTAGTAGAGGGGTTCTTGCCAGATTGATGCTCTTCCAATCTTCTATCAAGATCATATGTTGAACCGGTATAGTAATCTCCGTTGGAAAGGTTGAGGATATAAACGTAGTGCACAAACCTATTGTATCAGATGCCCTACTTCGTCCTCCTTCGCTAAAGCTTCGGACGACTACGTACGGCACTCATAATTCCTAAACTCGCAGACTCGTTAAGGAATTATGGTGGCTCCGGGGGTGGTATACTTCGGTCAGAAGCTACGTACTACCTGAATCACCCCCTACGACCGGAAGAGAAGTCCTTCTCCAAGGCTACGGAAACTAATCGTTTGTATGCAAAAGCTTTCCCTGACCCAGTCTTTAAATATTTTTCGAAGTTTCTTGCTTCTTTTTCCGTTTGAAAAGCACCATACCAAACTAAATCCCATGGCCTATGTGGTCTAGTAGATTCTACCTTCCCATCATTATGCAACTTGATCCTGCTTTTCAAATTATCAGTCGAACCGTAATAAAAAATAGGGGACTTTTAACTTAGAAGTATATAGCAATAAAACATTGGAAGGATGCAAAACCGTACTACATCAGAACTTCGTAATGGCATACCAGTTCGTAACGCCCTGTCGCTCAAAGCTTTGGAAGCGTAGTGGACCTTCTCAAAAAGATGGCATGCCAGTCCGTAGCCTTGGCGAAGGATGGCTCCGGGGGTGGGATTCGAACCCACAACCTAGGGCTTACACTTAACCTCCTGCTTTCACAAGAGAGTGGACTATCTCATTATCATATTTCGATATGTAATCGAAACGTAGATACTGGGCACTTGAAGGTGTAATCACCTAGTCTCTGAACCTTCTCTGTTTAAGAAAACAGAGCTTGGCTGCGGATTACCATAATCCCTATAAGGATCTTAGGCTTCCCGACAATTCACCCAGTTGGCATCTTGAAGTTTCCTTCAAGAGCTGCGCTTCTGCACAGGCCCGCGCGCTACCATTGCGCCACCCCGGAACGTACCTATATTTTACTTTAAATTAAGGCTAGAATCAACTTTAAGAAGAACTACGCAAAAAGCCTTTAAGCTTTTTTGCCCTAGAAGGGTGTCGGAGACGGCGTAGAGCTTTAGCTTCAATTTGGCGGATTCGTTCTCTGGTTACGTCAAATTCCTTTCCTACTTCTTCTAATGTTCGGGGTTTACCGTCTTCTAACCCAAACCGAAACTCCAAAACTTTCCGTTCTCTGGGATCCAATGTAGAAAGGACCTCCCGAATCTTATCTTTGAGTAAAGACTGAGAAGTAACATCTTCAGGAGAAATAACTGTTTCATCTGGCAAGAAATCCTTTAAGCGTGAGTCCCCCTCCTCACCAACTGGAGCTTCAATCGATGCCGGACGACGACGGATTCGCTCAATCTGCCGCGCCTTTTCAATATCAACATCTTCCATTTCTGCCGCAACCTCTTCTGGTTCTGGCTCACGATCTAACTCCTGCTCAAGTTTCCTAGCTACTTTCTTATATTTATTTATAGTCTCAATCATGTGCACCGGGATTCTAATTGTCCTTGCTTGGTCTGCAATTGCTCTAGTCACTCCCTGACGAATCCACCAAGTAGCGTATGTAGAAAATTTGTAACCCTTTCTCCAATCAAACTTTTCAACAGCACGCATAAGTCCAATATTTCCTTCTTGGATAAGATCCAAAAAGGAAAGGCCCCTTCCCGTATATTTTTTTGCAATAGAAACAACCAAACGGAGATTTGCCTGAGTAAGATGCTTACGAGCTTCCTCATCTCCTTTTTCTACTCGCTTTGACAACTCAACTTCTTCTTCAGCAGTAAGAAGGGGAATTCGTCCTATTTCCCGTAAATACATCTTCACAGGATCAGAGTAACTTTCATTTTTGACATCATCTAGAGAAAGCTCCTCCTCGATTTCCTCTCGGGTTTTCTCATCTTCAGGCTCTTCGAGGACATCAATTCCCTCCTGAACAAAGATTGTATACACGTCGTCTAAAAGCTCAATATCGTCCTCTGCCTCAGGAAATACAGCTAATACTTCTTCCTGAGTAACATAACCTTTTTCCTTACCTTCCTTTATTAATTCTTTTGCTCCAGTTTTTTCTCTTAAATCTTTCATTGTAATTTGCGTGAGTATTTACTTAGCTTTTCTTGTAGTTTTTCTATTTTGTCGTATTCTCCCGCCTCCTCCGCAACAGCAATTTCCTTACCCAGCTTCTTTATCTTTCTCCGAATCTTCTCTTGCTTCAGTTTATGCAAACCTACCTCTAATTCATCATCCAAATCTTCCAGTGCGAAATTAAAATCTTGCAAAACTAAATCTTCCAGCAATTCCAAAAGC
This DNA window, taken from Patescibacteria group bacterium, encodes the following:
- a CDS encoding GIY-YIG nuclease family protein → MHYVYILNLSNGDYYTGSTYDLDRRLEEHQSGKNPSTKNFLPCRLVSYTAFESKEKAESFEAYLKTGSGVAFRNKHLI
- the rpoD gene encoding RNA polymerase sigma factor RpoD, yielding MKDLREKTGAKELIKEGKEKGYVTQEEVLAVFPEAEDDIELLDDVYTIFVQEGIDVLEEPEDEKTREEIEEELSLDDVKNESYSDPVKMYLREIGRIPLLTAEEEVELSKRVEKGDEEARKHLTQANLRLVVSIAKKYTGRGLSFLDLIQEGNIGLMRAVEKFDWRKGYKFSTYATWWIRQGVTRAIADQARTIRIPVHMIETINKYKKVARKLEQELDREPEPEEVAAEMEDVDIEKARQIERIRRRPASIEAPVGEEGDSRLKDFLPDETVISPEDVTSQSLLKDKIREVLSTLDPRERKVLEFRFGLEDGKPRTLEEVGKEFDVTRERIRQIEAKALRRLRHPSRAKKLKGFLRSSS
- a CDS encoding GIY-YIG nuclease family protein, whose translation is MFYYGSTDNLKSRIKLHNDGKVESTRPHRPWDLVWYGAFQTEKEARNFEKYLKTGSGKAFAYKRLVSVALEKDFSSGRRG